The Desulforegulaceae bacterium sequence GCTTCGTTAGATGAAGTTCCAACTTCAATAGGCAGCAACACCCAAATTTCAATACCTATAAGTGAAAAGGGAAGGGGACTCAAAGAAATTCGTCTTTATCTGAGTTCAGGTGAAAGGGAAATTCTTTTAGAAGAAAAGACTTTTGAAACAAAAAGTTTTATGCTGGGTACAGGAGTTGAATCCTATGAAATTTCATTAAAGTTTAATCCAAGAGAGCTGGGACTTCCTGACAGTATGGCAACTTTAAAGCTTCTTGTCAGAGACTCTTCGCTTCGTTCTTTTTTTAAGGGAAATAAACTATACCTTCAAAAAGATGTGATGATTGACACAACTCCGCCAAATATTTCTGTTTTGTCAAGACAGCACTATATAACTCCTGGAGGAGCTGGGCTTGTTTGCTACAAGGTTTCAGAGCTTGATTCAAGAGACGGGGTAATGGTTGGGGATGAGTTCTTTCCTGGATACTCAGGGTTTATAAAAGATCCCCACTATAAAATAGCTTTTTTTGCCCTTGATCACAAAACTGAGAATAATAAGCCTTTATATATAATTGCAGTTGACAGGGCAGGGAATGAAAAAAAAGCAGGCTTTCCTTATTATATAAGAAAGGCATGGTTTAAAGAAGACAAGATAGATATTACAGACAATTTTCTTCAATGGAAAATGCCTGAATTTAATGTTCCTGTTGAAGATCCTTCCGATCTTTTAAAAAAGTTTCTTTATATTAATAATGAGTACAGAGAAAAAAATTCCAGGGAAGTTACCAAGGTTGCTGAAAATAGTGTAAATAAAAAATTGTGGGAAGATAGGTTTCTCCAGATGAGGGGTTCTGCAAATAGAGCGGGTTTTGCAGATCATAGAAAATATTATTATAATGATAAAATAATTGACGATTCCTACCACATGGGAATAGACCTTGCTTCTGTAGCCAATGCCGATGTTCCTGCTGCAAACACTGGGATAATTGCTGATGTCAAGTCCATTGGAATCTTTGGGCTTACCATTACAATTGATCATGGTTTCGGTCTTTTCAGTATCTACTCTCATCTAAGTCAGGCTGACGTTAAAAAAGGCGATCATGTTGAAAAAGGTCAGGTTATTGGAAAGACAGGCACCACAGGAATGGCTGTTGGAGATCATCTTCATTTTGGAATGTTTATAAACAATAGATTTGTTAACCCAATAGAATGGCTTGATCCAAACTGGATAAAAAACAATATTACATCAAAACTTGATCTGCTTTTGACCTATCAATAGTCATTACCAAGACCCTGTTTTGTTGTTTTACCAAATAAATTTGAGGTAACCATGACTGATTTTAAAGTAAAAAAAACCTATAAAGAAATAAATGACAAGATTAAATCTGGGCAGGCTGTTGTTGTAACTGCTGAGGAAATGATTGGTATTGTCGAAGAAGAAGGAGAAATCGAGGCTGCAAAAAGAGTTGATGTGGTCACTACAGGAACTTTTGCTCCCATGTGTTCTTCAGGGCTTATGATAAACACAGGACAGGCAGATTTACCCATTAAAGTATCAAAGGCAAGTTTTAATAAAGTGGCAGCATACGCAGGTGTGGCAGCAGTAGACTGTTATCTTGGTGCAACAGAGCCTTCAGAGGAAGATCCTTTAAACAAAGTGTGGCCGGGAAGTTTTAGTTATGGGGGAGGTCATGTTATTGAAGATCTCGTCAATGGTAAAACCGTTAAAATGTGTTGCTCGGGATATGGCACAGATTGTTATCCTAATAAAAGTTTTATAAAGGAAGTAACTTTGGCGGATTTGCCCTATGCTCTTTTATGCAACCCAAGAAATGCCTATCAAAATTATAATTGTGCTGTAAATGTTTCAAATAAGACAATTTATACTTATATGGGAACCTTAAGGCCCAAGCTTGGAAATGCAAATTATTGTTCTGCAGGGCAGCTCAGTCCTCTTTTAAATGATCCTTATTTAAGAACAATAGGAATTGGAACAAGAATTTTTCTTGGGGGAGGAGTAGGCTATGTTTCCTGGCAGGGAACTCAAAGCAAAATTGAAACTTCTAGAAAAGAAAACGGGGTTCCCGATGTTCCTTCAGCAACTCTTTTTGTTATTGGCGATCTCAAGCAGATGTCTGGAAGTTTTTTAAGAGGTGTAAGCATAAGAGGTTATGGATGTTCTCTTTCCGTAGGCCTTGGAATTCCTATCCCTGTTTTAAATGAGGAAATGGCCCGGTTTACATCAGTTAAGGATGAAGATATTTATACTCAGGTAGTTGATTATTCATATGATTATCCCAATGCAACCGGAAAAATTATAAAAAAAGTAAATTATGGAGAACTTAAAAGCGGTGAAATAGAGATTAACGGAAGAAAAGTACCTTCAGTTCCACTTTCCAGCATGGTAAAAGCCAGGGAAATTGCTGATATTTTAAAAAAACAAATAAGCGATGGAAAATTCCTGCTTGGAGAACCTCAGTTTTCTGCAGGGGACAAACTTTATTAACCCCAGGATACTTAAATGAACGAAAATATAAAAGAAAAGAAAAAAAAGGGTGTATTGCGTGAAAATATTGAAGCAATAGTCTTTGCCCTTATACTTGCCCTTATAATAAGGGCTTTTGTTGTTCAGGCCTATAAAATTCCTTCAGGGTCAATGCTTGACACTCTTTTTATCGGTGATCATATTCTTGTAAATAAATTTGTTTATGGTGTGAGAATGCCTTTTACAAACAAGACAATTTTCCCTGTTTCAAAGCCTAAAAGAGGTGATATTGTTGTTTTTAAAGCTCCGGTTGATCCTCCAAAGGATTTTATAAAAAGGGTGATAGGTCTTCCAGGAGAAAAAATTGAGTTAAGAAATAAGCAGCTTTATATAAATAACAAAAAATACACTGATGAAGCTTATGCAAAAAATGAAGATTCCAAAATTTATAAAGGCTTTTTTAACCCTAGAGATAACTTTGGGCCGATTACAGTACCTGAAAACTCTTATTTTATGATGGGGGATAACAGGGACAATTCAACTGACAGCAGGTTTCTTGGCAGTATTGAATATGAAAGGCTTAAGGGGCAGGCTTTTATAATATACTGGTCTTGGAAAAAAGAGGATTTTGGGGTTAGGTGGTCAAGGCTTGGTAAAATTTTAAGATAACGAGTATTGTTATCTATTGGTAATTCACCGAAAACAAAGGCTTTCTTAAGTTAAATTGAAAGGTTTAATCTTTTAAGGGCATTGCTAAGTTTTAAAGATTAAATTTGAATCTGGCTTTAGAATTGTAAAAAGACAGTTTTAGTTTCTCTAATTATTAAAATATTAAACTTTATTGAGAGCATTGCCGGAGATGGAATTTAAAAAAAAAAACATCCTTGATATCAACTCATTATCAGCTGAAGAGATTAAAATAATTCTTGATACAGCAGACTCCATGAAGGAGATAAACGAAAGGCCAGTTAAAAAAGTCCCTGCTTTGAGGGGAAAAACAATAGTACTTTTTTTTCAAGAGCCAAGTACAAGAACAAAGCTTTCCTTTGAGCTGGCGGCGAAAAGACTGAGTGCCGACTCGGTTTCCCTTGCTGTCTCAACAAGTTCAATGAAAAAGGGGGAAACACTTTTAGACACTGCAAGAACAATTGAATCCATGAGCCCTGATGTTCTTGTTATCAGGCATTCAATGTCAGGAGCATCTCATTTTTTATCAAAATTTTTAAAATGTTCAATTTTAAATGCTGGTGATGGAAAACATGCCCATCCAAGTCAGGCTCTTCTTGATATTATGACAATAAGAGAAAAAAAGAAAACAATTACAGGCCAAAATATAGCAATTATTGGAGATATTGCCAATTCAAGGGTGGCAAGATCAAATATGAGAGGTCTTGTCAAGCTTGGAAATAATGTAAGGATTTTTGGCCCGCCTTCAATGATCCCTTTTAAGCTTGAAGAAGAGTTTGGTGTAAAAGTTTTTAAAACAATGGAGGAAGCCATAACAGATGTAGATGCAATAATAATGCTTAGAATCCAAAAGGAAAGGCAGGGGGCAAATCTGTTTTCAAGTGAAAGGGAATATTCAAGGCTTTTTGGCCTTAACAGCCAAATCATTAAGGCAGCAAAAAAAGATGTGATAATAATGCACCCAGGCCCTGTAAACAGAGGAGTGGAAATTACTCCAGAGCTGGCAGACAGTGAAATTTCAGTTATAAACGACCAGGTTAAAAACGGTGTTGCCCTTAGAATGGCCTTGTTTTATCTGGTATCCGGAGGTTTAAGAGATGAGAGTTCTGATTAAAAATGGCACCTGTATTCTTTTTAATAAAGGTGAGACAAAAACAAATGTTTATATAGAAGATGGAGTAATCAAAGAAATTTCAGACTCTGTAAAAGATGCCGATAAAGTTATTGATGCAGACGGAATGTATGTTTTTCCAGGGCTTATAGATATTCATGTTCATTTAAGAGAGCCGGGCCATGAATATAAAGAAACAATAGAATCAGGAGCAAAAGCCGCAGCAAAAGGTGGGTTTACAGATATCTGCTGTATGCCCAATACTGATCCTGTAAATGACAGTCCAGGAGTCACTTCCTTTATAATTGAAAAAGCTCATAAAGCCGGTTTTTCAAATGTTCATCCAGTTGCTTCCCTTACAAAATCTCTCAAAGGGGAAGAAATCTGTGATTACGGAGAACTTAAGGAAACAGGAGCAATAGCGCTTTCAGACGATGGAATGCCAGTAAGCGATTCAGGAGTTATGAGAAGGGCTATTGAGTATGCAAAAGCATTTGATCTCCCTGTTATCTGTCATAGTGAAGAGCTTTCACTTTCAAAAAATGGAGCAATGAATGAAGGCATTGTATCCACAAGGCTTGGCCTTTCAGGTATTCCAGACAGTGCTGAAAGCCTTGGAGTAAAACGTGATATTGAAGTAGCTGCTTTTGTTAACTATCCTGTTCATATTGCCCATGTAAGTGCAGAAAAAACAATTGAAATAATAAGAAATGCAAAAAATAAAAATATAAGGGTAACTGCAGAAACTGCACCCCATTATTTTATACTCACAGAAGATGCTGTTAAGGAGTTTGATGCATACGCAAAAATGAATCCTCCTTTAAGAACTGAAAAAGACAGGCTCGCTGTTATAGCAGGATTAAAAGATGGTACAATTGATTTGATTGCAACTGATCATGCACCCCATTCTGATGAGGAAAAAATTGTTCCTTTTGAAGAAGCAGCTTTTGGAATAACAGGACTTGAAACTTCACTTGCATTAAGCCTTGAACTGGTTTTTTCAGGTGTTCTTACAATGGAAGAGCTTTCAGATAAAATGAGCATTAATCCTGGCAAGGTTGTTGGAATTAATAATTCTATTTTTGAAGGAAATAAGGCAAACCTTACAATAATCAACCCTGATTTTGAGTGGACTATAACAAGAGAGGGTTTTGTATCAAAAAGCAAAAATTCACCTTTTACAGGAAGAAAGGTAAAAGGGATCTGTGAGTATACAATTATAGAAGGAAAAATTATCTGGAGTAGAACCAATTGATTAACTTGTCTGATACACCAAAAAAAATTCTTATAGCTGACGACGAGCAGGGCATAAGAGAGTTTCTTGAAATAATTCTTTCAAGACAAAATTATGAGGTAGAAACCGCAGACAGCGGTATAAATGCTATTCAGGCAATTGACAGTTTTGATTTTGATCTTGTTTTATGTGACATAAGGCTTGGTGATATAAGCGGAATTGAAGTTTTAAAACATGTAAGAAAAAAAAATTCTGATATTACAGTTATAATGATGTCTGCATATGCAACAACTGAAAATGCAGTTGAAGCAATGAACAATGGTGCATACGATTACCTTCCCAAACCTTTTGATAATGATGACCTTTTAAGTGCTCTTTCAAGGGCTCTTGAAATGAGATCTGTGGAAAATGACAGGGAGGATATCAAGAAAACATTAAAGCAGAATATTCATTTTAACAGGATTGTAGGTTCTAGCTTTAAAATGGCGGAGATCTACAATAAAATTGAACAAGTAGCACCTACAAAAACCAATATAATGATAACAGGTGAGTCGGGTACAGGTAAGGAGCTTGTTGCAAGGGCTGTTCACGAGCAAAGTGACAGGGAAGATTTTCCTTTTGTGGTTGTTAATTGCGGGGGAATTCCTGAAAATTTAATGGAAAGTGAGTTTTTTGGTTATGTAAAAGGAGCTTTTACAGGAGCTGAAAAAGATAAAAAAGGTCTTTTTGCAGCTGCTCATAAAGGAACTCTTTTTCTTGATGAAATTTCTGAACTGCCAATAACACTTCAAGTAAAGCTTTTAAGAGCTGTTCAGGAAAGAAAAATAAAACCTGTGGGCGGAAATATTGAGTTTAATATTGATGTGAGAATAGTTTGTGCAACAAATAGAAATCTTGAAAAAGAGGTGATAGAGGGGCGATTCAGGGAAGATCTTTTTTATCGTCTCAATGTGATAGAACTTAAAATCCCTCCTTTAAGAGAAAGAAAGGAAGATATAAAAACCCTTGCCGAGCATTTCATGGATAAGTATGCAAAGGAAACAGGGAAAACAATTTTAAAACTTTCATCCTATGCCCTTGATCTTCTTAAAAAATACGATTTCCCGGGAAATGTTAGAGAGCTTGAAAATATAATTGAACGAAGCGTTGCCCTTTCATCAACAAACATTATTCTTCCTGAAAGTCTTTCCCTTTCATTCCATAAAAGGGAAATCTCAAAAAAATATAAAAATTTTGACCAAAAAATCAGTGGATTTTCCAGTGGCTTTTGTCTTGATCTCAACTCGATTGAGGCTGGAGTAGATCTGGATGGAATATTAGCTGAAACTGAAAAAAACTATCTTTTAAAAGCCCTTGAAATTACCAAAGGAGCCAAGAAAAAAGCTGCTGAGCTTTTAAATATTTCTTTCAGATCTTTCAGATACAGGCTCAAAAAACTCGATATAGAGTAAAGTTATTTAGATATGGATCTAAGATGGATTTTATTGAATACTCACAATTAATGCATAATGCTTTTTTAAGTTTTGATTCGGCCGGGCCTTGAGTTACAAAAAGGTTAGTTAAAAAACCATAAGATTTGAAAATTTTAAATTTTTGAACACGTAATGGAGCTGAATATTTTCTGGGCTAAAAAAGCCTGACCCATATATTATCTTTTAGAAAAACTGATATATTAAACTTAGGTTTGGTAAAAAATTTCTTTAAGATAATAAACTTACTCTCGCAAAATTTCTTCATTCCTGATTTGAATTAAGGGAATAGAATAACCGATTGATTTTCTGCTGTACTGACCGTTTTCTTTAAAAAAAGAAGTTACAGTCCAATGTTGCCA is a genomic window containing:
- a CDS encoding aspartate carbamoyltransferase catalytic subunit, whose translation is MEFKKKNILDINSLSAEEIKIILDTADSMKEINERPVKKVPALRGKTIVLFFQEPSTRTKLSFELAAKRLSADSVSLAVSTSSMKKGETLLDTARTIESMSPDVLVIRHSMSGASHFLSKFLKCSILNAGDGKHAHPSQALLDIMTIREKKKTITGQNIAIIGDIANSRVARSNMRGLVKLGNNVRIFGPPSMIPFKLEEEFGVKVFKTMEEAITDVDAIIMLRIQKERQGANLFSSEREYSRLFGLNSQIIKAAKKDVIIMHPGPVNRGVEITPELADSEISVINDQVKNGVALRMALFYLVSGGLRDESSD
- a CDS encoding homocysteine biosynthesis protein, translated to MTDFKVKKTYKEINDKIKSGQAVVVTAEEMIGIVEEEGEIEAAKRVDVVTTGTFAPMCSSGLMINTGQADLPIKVSKASFNKVAAYAGVAAVDCYLGATEPSEEDPLNKVWPGSFSYGGGHVIEDLVNGKTVKMCCSGYGTDCYPNKSFIKEVTLADLPYALLCNPRNAYQNYNCAVNVSNKTIYTYMGTLRPKLGNANYCSAGQLSPLLNDPYLRTIGIGTRIFLGGGVGYVSWQGTQSKIETSRKENGVPDVPSATLFVIGDLKQMSGSFLRGVSIRGYGCSLSVGLGIPIPVLNEEMARFTSVKDEDIYTQVVDYSYDYPNATGKIIKKVNYGELKSGEIEINGRKVPSVPLSSMVKAREIADILKKQISDGKFLLGEPQFSAGDKLY
- the lepB gene encoding signal peptidase I; this translates as MNENIKEKKKKGVLRENIEAIVFALILALIIRAFVVQAYKIPSGSMLDTLFIGDHILVNKFVYGVRMPFTNKTIFPVSKPKRGDIVVFKAPVDPPKDFIKRVIGLPGEKIELRNKQLYINNKKYTDEAYAKNEDSKIYKGFFNPRDNFGPITVPENSYFMMGDNRDNSTDSRFLGSIEYERLKGQAFIIYWSWKKEDFGVRWSRLGKILR
- a CDS encoding M23 family metallopeptidase yields the protein MARKKIGNKTSSGFKKIWLFLLFLILISFIVFALIFWFEGKKPKASLDEVPTSIGSNTQISIPISEKGRGLKEIRLYLSSGEREILLEEKTFETKSFMLGTGVESYEISLKFNPRELGLPDSMATLKLLVRDSSLRSFFKGNKLYLQKDVMIDTTPPNISVLSRQHYITPGGAGLVCYKVSELDSRDGVMVGDEFFPGYSGFIKDPHYKIAFFALDHKTENNKPLYIIAVDRAGNEKKAGFPYYIRKAWFKEDKIDITDNFLQWKMPEFNVPVEDPSDLLKKFLYINNEYREKNSREVTKVAENSVNKKLWEDRFLQMRGSANRAGFADHRKYYYNDKIIDDSYHMGIDLASVANADVPAANTGIIADVKSIGIFGLTITIDHGFGLFSIYSHLSQADVKKGDHVEKGQVIGKTGTTGMAVGDHLHFGMFINNRFVNPIEWLDPNWIKNNITSKLDLLLTYQ
- a CDS encoding sigma-54 dependent transcriptional regulator encodes the protein MINLSDTPKKILIADDEQGIREFLEIILSRQNYEVETADSGINAIQAIDSFDFDLVLCDIRLGDISGIEVLKHVRKKNSDITVIMMSAYATTENAVEAMNNGAYDYLPKPFDNDDLLSALSRALEMRSVENDREDIKKTLKQNIHFNRIVGSSFKMAEIYNKIEQVAPTKTNIMITGESGTGKELVARAVHEQSDREDFPFVVVNCGGIPENLMESEFFGYVKGAFTGAEKDKKGLFAAAHKGTLFLDEISELPITLQVKLLRAVQERKIKPVGGNIEFNIDVRIVCATNRNLEKEVIEGRFREDLFYRLNVIELKIPPLRERKEDIKTLAEHFMDKYAKETGKTILKLSSYALDLLKKYDFPGNVRELENIIERSVALSSTNIILPESLSLSFHKREISKKYKNFDQKISGFSSGFCLDLNSIEAGVDLDGILAETEKNYLLKALEITKGAKKKAAELLNISFRSFRYRLKKLDIE
- a CDS encoding dihydroorotase, translating into MRVLIKNGTCILFNKGETKTNVYIEDGVIKEISDSVKDADKVIDADGMYVFPGLIDIHVHLREPGHEYKETIESGAKAAAKGGFTDICCMPNTDPVNDSPGVTSFIIEKAHKAGFSNVHPVASLTKSLKGEEICDYGELKETGAIALSDDGMPVSDSGVMRRAIEYAKAFDLPVICHSEELSLSKNGAMNEGIVSTRLGLSGIPDSAESLGVKRDIEVAAFVNYPVHIAHVSAEKTIEIIRNAKNKNIRVTAETAPHYFILTEDAVKEFDAYAKMNPPLRTEKDRLAVIAGLKDGTIDLIATDHAPHSDEEKIVPFEEAAFGITGLETSLALSLELVFSGVLTMEELSDKMSINPGKVVGINNSIFEGNKANLTIINPDFEWTITREGFVSKSKNSPFTGRKVKGICEYTIIEGKIIWSRTN